The DNA region CTTCCTGATGGAGAATACACTTTAAAATGCAAGTATATTGATAACGTATATAATTCCTCCGATGAATATTTAAGAAAAATAGTAGTAGACAATACTACACCTGTTATAAAATCTGATTTTTCTACTACTTTGTTTAAAGATTCAATATCAATTAAAAAGGATGGAAGTTCATTATTATTCAATGATAAAAAAGTAATTTCAGTTGAAGACAATAACTTCCATAGTTTAGACTACAGGATATATAAAATGGATGACAATTCAAAACTAGAAATTTCTGACTCCACACTTAACACCAGTGGAGATTATGTAATTTCTGTTTACTGTAGAGATAAAGCTGGAAATGAATGTACATTAAATGAAGCTAAATTTTCACTGGACTGTGATGCTCCATCAATTGATGCTTCTGAAAATGACTCTAATGCCTTTAATCATAGATATTATTATAAAAATGGTGTTTTTACATTGAAATTTGATGATAATTATATGGATTTTAGTAAATCAATATATTCAAGTATAGATACAGATAAAACTAATTCCATTTATGTATCACTAACGGACACTGAAAACCCCCATATTAATTTATTTGATTCTGATAAATCCATTGAAGCTGACCCTAAACAATTAAAATTTAACATTGATGAGTTAAACCTTAAAGATGATGAATACAAACTTTGTGTTAAGGTAATTGATAAAGTTGGCCACATTACAATTAAAGATTATACCCTTGTAGTAGATAAAACCCAACCTAAAATTACAACAAATGAGCAGGACTTCAAAGATAAAGCTAGCATTGGAAATCTAAATTATTATTTATTTGATAAAGCAGTTACTATAAATACAACTACTTCTAAACCACTAAATCCTAATAAGAAAAATACCTATAACATTTCAATTGACGAAAAAAACTTTAAAAAAGGTAATATTACCATATGTAAGCTAAAGCCAAATTCAGAATCAGAAGAAGTCGAAAACATCAATTTAGATGCTATATCTGTTAATAGCTACTCTAAAACTCTTACAGAGGGAATGTATACTATTAACTATCACTTTGAAGACCTGGTTGGAAATAAAACAGAACAATCAATAACCTTAGCTGTAGTATCTACTCCAAAAATAAATTTTGGTTATTTAGATAAGGACGGTACTTTTATATATTTGAAAGATGTGAAATACACTAAAAATGATTTTTCTCCTGTTATTAAGGTGGAAGGCTTATTAAATGGTAATTTAAAGAAGTGTAATATAACTAGAACCCACTTAGATGATTCTAATAATATACAAACAGAAGAATTTAATGAAAGTGATTTTACTGTCACTAACCATGTTAATGAATATGGTGAGTGTTACTACAAATTAGGCAGTAATGTGGATAACGCATTTAAATTTATAACTCTTGATGATGGAGAAATAAATTATAACTTTACTTTTTCCAGTTTCTTTGGTGAAGATGTAATTTTACACAATAAAATATTCTTAGAAAAAAATTTACCAGCTGTCAGTGCAACCTTAAATGACTTGCCTACAGAAAATCAAGTTAACTATATTAACACTACTCCTGAATTTAAAATTAATGTGAGCAAAAATTATTCCTCATTAAAGGAGAATACTCCATCATTTATTATGAAAAAATTAAATGCTGACAACAGTGAGATTGACGTTTCCGATAAATTTGAAATTATAAAATCTAATAGTACTGATTATTGTTCTGAATTTGAAATTAAGTTAAAACCCGGCACTATGTTTAATGAAAATGGCGTTTATATGGTTTCTTACAAAGTAAATACCAATGCCCAAAATAGTATAAATAAAAGTTTTAATTTTTCATACGATACAAATTCGCCATCTTACAGCATTAAAGCTGTAAATAACGGTACTGAAACTAATTTCAATATGGATTCTGTGGGTAACTGCTTCAATAAAGATTCAAATACCTCTTTAAAGATAGAATTTAATGATAACTCATTTAAATTTAATCAATCATTAGCTGACGTTAGCAAACTTACAAATAGTATTATTGTGAAAAAATCTGATTCAAATAAAACTATTTTTGAAAGCGGCAACTTTAATTCAAATAGTAGGATTATAAATTCTAATATATTTACTGAGGGCTGTTACCAGATTATTATTAAATCTACTGATGCTGCAAACAACATTTTTACTAAAAATATAAAATACTATTTAGATCATACAAAACCTAGTATAGAATTTAAAAATTCACCTATTTTAACCAAAGAAACAACTCATTACTTCAAAGATAATTTTAAACCAAATTTTGTTATAACGGATGCCACCCCTCTAGATACTATAACTATTAATTATAGTGTAAATGGAATACATTATAGCTCTTCTGCTGATAAATTTAATGAGAATTTATTAGATACATTAAACTCTTTAAAGAAAAATATTTCTAATAAAAATCAATGCAAATTTCACTTGATTATTAATGGTACTGATAAAGCTGGAAATACAATTTTTGAAAATAATGAAGAATTTAAATGCAAATTAGTTTTAGATTCAACTGCACCTAAAACCACTGTATCTGTTAATGGCACTGATATTACCAGCAATAAACACAAAATTTTTGATGCCATACCAAATAATATTAAACTTATAGTAAATGATAGCAATTTAAACATTGATGATATAAAAAATGATTTTAAAGTAAGATACCTTGAAACTATTTCAAATGACCCACAAAAGGATGTACTTTCCTCCCCTGCTATGGACATAAAATTTCATTACGATGATATCATGAAAGGGTATGTGGCTGATATTCCTTACTCTGGCAATGGATATTACTATATAGAAACTTCCGCAAAAGATTATAGTGAAAACGCTGAAGGATTAGTACGCACATTTTTCACTATAGATACTACTAATGTGAATGTAAATCTTGAAAGTAATGATGGTTCTTTCAATTTAAATAAAAAGTACTATAATAATTCCATGAATTTTTCACTAAATGTAGCTGGTCACTACTCTGGTTTTGAAAAATGCCAATATAGCTTAATTAGAGATGGAGTTGATGTAACAAAAGATTTCTTAACTGCAAGCTTTAGTGGTGTAAATAAAGGAGGATATATATCTTTTAGCTTACCTAAAAACAAAACTTTAGAAGGAAATTACACATTTAAATACTCCATAATTGGTAAGGTTGGTGGAAAAAAAGAGAATGTTGTGAATTTTATTGTAGACAAAACAGCTCCTAGCTTATCCCATTTTAATTTAAACATGGGGGATGGTAAAGTTGTAAATAATATATTCTACACCAATGCACCTAGCGCAAATATTAAGTTCAATGCCTATGACAAATACACTGAAGTTGGTGATTTAATAAAAACCGTTTCTATAAATGGTTCAAATTACAAACTAAGTGATACATCTGTTCCAAATAACTATATTTCTGCAGATGGAAAATACACTGTATCCTTTAGTTTAACTGACAATGCTGGAAATACATCTTCCTATAGTTATAGTATTGTAATTGATAGAGTTTCTCCAAAACTTAAGGTTGATGGTTTTAATGGAACTACCTCTCCAGAAGATCAAGAATTTTATATTAACAGAAACATCACTCCACAAATTTCTGTAACTGACACCAATGGTGAAGATGTATCCGCTAGAAATATAACTTTAGATAATTCAACCTATAGTAGTTCAACAATTTCAAGTAACGGCAAGCATACTTATAAGGTTAGAGTTAAAGATTATGCGGGAAATTTCTCTGAATTTGAAAAGACCTTCATTTTAGATACGGTGTTCCCTGTTATATCAACCAGTGACGTTATAAATAATAAATACTATAACAAAAATGTTTTACCTAAATTCACTGTTGATGACCCAAATGCTAAATTATATGCTTATTTAAATGGTTCTAGCTATAATGGTGCATATATTAAAAATGATGGTATCTATGAATTAGTTATTAAAGCTACTGATAGAGCTTTAAATACAACTGAAATTAAAATACCATTTACTATAGATAAAATAGCTCCTATTATTTCAATAAAAGGCGTTTTAGAAAATCAAGTTAATGGCGGTTCTGTTACACCATTAATCACAGCCAATGAGGCACAAGCGTTGATTACTTCTTTATTAAATGGAGAAGAATATTTAGGCTTTACTATAACAGATAGCGGTAAATATACTCTAATAGTCCGTGCTATTGATTTAGCCGGCAATGCTGCCCAAAAAGTTATTAGCTTTATTGTAGACTCCACGTTACCACAAATAACTGTGAAAGGTTTAGAAAATGGTAAAGTATATACTGGACCAATAACCCCTAAAATTTTTGCTTCTAAAAATGCTAAGCTAAAAATATTCTTAAATGGCAAGCCTTATGATGGAAGTAAAATTTCAGAGGTTGGAGAGTATGAACTTAAAATAATTGCCACCGATAAAGTTTCTAATACGAGTGAAGCAATTTATAAATTCTCAATAACCAATGATGCTGCCCAAGTAAGTTCATCCAGTGTGGGCAAAACTAGTACTAAAGCAAATTTAAAAAATAAATCTAAAAATAATAAAGCTAACAATAATTTCTTTAGTAAAAACGTATTACCTATAACTGCTACAGCTATTGTAGGAGTTATTATAGCCATCCTAGCCTCTATAAATATTAAAAAAAAGAAAAAAGAAAATAAAAAACCTGAACAATAAAAAATACTAAAAAACACAATATAAGACCACATGGAGCAAAGTGTATTTCACTTTACTCCATGTGGTCTCTTGTTTCTATTACACTATTAGTCCATGTGTGGTACTCACTAATAATATCCGTAGTGATAACCTCTAGAATTTTTTTCTTTAAATTTATTTAAAACTACACCTAAAATATTTGCATTTACTTTTTTCAGTGATTCTTTTGCCTTTATGGCCATAGCTTTTTCTGTCTCTCCAGAGGCAACTACTAAAATCACTCCATCAGTTATAGTTGATAGTATCTGTGCGTCAGTAACTGCCATTACTGGTGGACTATCAATTATCACCATATCAAATTGCTGAGAAACTCTCTGTAAAAAATCCCTTAATTTATTTGAAGAAAGCATTTCTGATGGGTTTGGAGGTATAATCCCTGCTGTCATTATAAATAATTTATTTCTATAAATTTTAATAGCTTGTTCAAAGTTAACTTCCCCTAAAAGGAAATTGGTTATACCTACCTGATTGGATATATTAAATTTTTTATGCAAACTAGGTCTTCTCAAATCACAATCTAGTAAAAGTACTGACTTTCCTGTTTCTGATATAGAAAGAGCTAAATTAGCTGCAGTGGTAGATTTCCCCTCTTTTGGTCCTGAACTTGTCACCAGAAGCCTTCTCACTTCTTTATCGAAAGATGCATACTGTATATTAGTTCTTAAAGTTCTAAAAGCTTCTGCTGGTACTGATTTAGGCTTTTTTTCTATAATAAGCATATATCTTTCCCCCTAACCCTTATTTGTATTTTGTTACTATGCCCCCATAAAATTTATTGAAAATACTTGTCTAAAGTGTAATGTTATGTATCCATTTATTTTATTTATCTTATTGTAATATATTTCCTATATTTTTTAAATTTAAATTCAAATTTATCATAATATTAAATAGCACTATTTTATAATACTTAAATATTTAAAGTTTTTTGGATAATATAAATACAATAATGTATAATAGTTTAAACCATGTACCGAACCTTTATCAGTTCATTACTAATAGTACAATATATACTTTCATTTGTAAACAGCATGGTTTTATGTAATATTATGTTAATATTTTTTATTTTTAAATTAAATTTTATAATAATAGTTTTATTTTCATTAACTTTCCTATGGCTTTTTATATTTATACATATTTCTTAATGTATATTTAAAATCTACTATACTCTACATGCTTTATCATAAACACTATATTAATTTTCGACATAGATTTCTTATGACTCTTACCCTTTTTTAATTAAATATTTTTTTACCTATATATAAAGTTGTGCTAAGTGAGTTCACACACATACTTAACTTCATTTTCATAACAAACCTAAAAACGTAAAAAAGACCACATAGAAAAGTAGAATATACTTTAATCTATGTGGTCTTTTTATACCATTTTATCCAAACCCTCTAACTTATTTCATATAACAGTTACTCTAGTGTTTCTAATTATATGTGTAGATTCTTTAATAATGTAGTTAAATTTAATATTAAATCTTGTAAATTCTTTCTTACAAAGGATCCCAATATAATTAATATTATAAATACTACTATAGTACTTATGATTGGAGCTACATAAACTGCTACATCTCCACTTTGTAGTAAGTAGTTTCTAATAAGTAAAGTTAAAATTGATATAGTAATTGCTATTCCTACTATTAGTACAAAAATGCCAATAGTATTATTAATATACGAAACTAGAACTGATAATATTTCCATAAAAATAAATGGAAATACAGATATTATACTTATTTTATAAATATTAAAACTATCTACTTTCTCCTTATTAATTAAATTATAAATTAAGAACAAACTTATAAATAATATTATAATAGCTGTAATAATTAATATGCAATTTTGAAAAAATATTTTACCGTAAGGCACATCCATTACATTTTTTATACTCATTATATGCTGCTGTAATTCTCTCATTTCATCAGGAGACATTTCAGGCATATTTTTGCCAAACAAAATGCTTGTAGATCTAATTTTATCTATAATTGTATAAATTAAACCGCTCAATTGTGACACTATCTGGTTGGATTTCCATATACCTAAAAGACCCTGTAGAACTATAGCTACAATAGTAACTATCATTGCTGAATCCTTTTGGCCTTCATCTATAAATTTACAAGCAGTAGTAAACGGTCTTGAAATCAATTTAGCCACATAATCCAACGCTCCATATTTGAGAAATTTAGGAGAAGTATTTACATTATCCTCATTTACTCTTTTCCCACATGCAGTACAAAACACATCATCTTCATTTAAGTTATTCCCACAGTATTTACATACATTCATAAGTTGGCCTCCTCTATTATGTATTTATATTCATGTTTATTATATTATTTTGCACTTCTTATGTTCTTTAAGATTTCAATGTTGCTTTTCTCAAAATCATTGAAATCACTTTCTTTAACATCACTTTTTACTCCCACATACCAAGTTTTATTTGAAAAATAATTTACCCATTCCTCATCACTAAATTTATAACCATGTTTAGCATAAATCTCATTTATTAATAATTGAATTTGATGTTTATTTAGCTTTGAAAAGTCTCCCTCAGCTAAATAGGTTTCGCTTAAAGCAGAACAAATATATTCATTATCTCTACACTTAAAATTGTATAAATTTGAAGACGCATTTGAAGATTCCTCTGTTAGTACACTTTCTTCATTCTTTTCTTCTTTTGCAACTTTACTATCTTTACTCTTCATAGTTTTATCATCTTTACTCTTATCACTCTTTGCAGAATCATCATTTTTACTTTCTACTTTATTACTAGTCTTATCCTCATGTTGAGTTATACTTTCAGTAGGTTTAGAATCATTAGGCTTGTTTGGCTTAGAAAAATATATGTATGATCCAGCAAAAACTGCTATAGCCGCTAAAATTGTTCCAATTATTATAAAAATATTATTTTTTCTACGACTAGATCTAATATTTTCTTCCTCTAAATCATCATTTTTCTGTGGCGATACAACCTTTGTTTGCTCCTTATAATCATTTCTTTCCCCAGAGGCAATATTGACTGGTGACATATTTACTTGAGTTACATCCCCTGATTCTTCTATAAAACCACCTTTATTATTCTTACTTTGCTTGTTTTGTGAAACACTAAAGCTTTGTCCACATTTTCTACAAAACTTACATCCATCTTTATTTTCACTTCCACACTTAGGGCAAAACACCTCGTAACACTCCTCTTCTATTTTATTCAATTTAATATGACAGTAACCTACTTTTTTTAATTTTACCAAGTAATATTATAGCATATTTTGTACAAAAATGTATGTAAAGTTGCATATTCCTACAAGTTACAGCTATATTTCTCTAGTTTCTATTAAGAATTGTTTTTTTTATTCGAAGTATTTAATACAACATAAAATAGGGGTGATATTATGGATAATAGTATTTTACTAGAATCTGGTACTGGTGAATTAGAAATACTAGAGTTTATCATAAATGATAAGCACTATGCTATAAATATCATAAAGGTTAGGGAAGTAATAGACATAGATAATTTAACAAAACTTCCTCAATCACATGAAGCTATAGCTGGATTAATACTATATAGAGAGGAAATATTAACTTTAGTAGATTTAAAATATATTGTGGACGGTAGGAAACAGGAATTTAATAAATCTAAAGTAATAATATGTGAATTTAATAAAATAAAAGTGGCTTTTAATCTAGACAGAATTGTAGGAATTCATAGAATCAAATGGGAACAAATAGTGAGACCAGATGATTTATCATCTAATTCATTAGTTACAGGAAATATAATATTCGAAGATAAAATAATACTTCTTTTAGATTTCGAAAAAATAGTTACTGACATAAATCCTAGCACAGGCATAAGTGCAGAAAAATTAGTTGATGTAAACTATAAAGATATGTCACATGTTAAAGTAGCATTAGCTGATGACTCTCCATTAATAAGAAAATTATTACATGACACATTAACCAAGGCAGGGTTCACAAATTTAAAATTCTTCAATAACGGAAAAGAAACTTACGATTATCTAATGGAACTTTCAGATAAAAAGAAAGATAAATTTATAGAAGATGTGCAGATACTTATAACAGATATTGAGATGCCCCAAATGGATGGTCATACACTTACTAGAAAAATTAAAGAAGATCCTATTTTAAGAGAGCTTCCAGTTGTAATATTCTCCTCTTTGATTACAGATAATTTAAAACACAAAGGAGAATCTGTAGGTGCTAATGCTCAATTAAGTAAACCTGAAATTGGTGACTTAATAGATGTAGTAATGAAACTTATGCAATAAAATGAACTTTCCCTCCACTTGCTTACACTGAAGTGGGGGCTTCTTAGTTAAAATATAAAAGGCCACATAGCTAAAGTATATTTTACTTTAACTATATGGCTTTCACTTTTACTTTTCAGCGCCAAGTGATTTTTTTTCAGTTACTAATTTATTATTAAATTTACTATTCCTTTTTTTAGAAACAAATGTATCATTAAAGAAATTACTTTTTTGTCCAAATCCATCTTCTACTTTTTCTAATCCATCGTTTTCAATCAGTGTGTTCTTATTAGAAAATAAATTAGTTCCAAGTCCTAACTTATCTCCTTTAATTTCTACACCCATACTTGATAAAATAGTTGGAAACATATCAAAATTAGAAAACTTCCTATTTTTCACTCTATCCGTTGTAACAGCTGAATTAAGTAATAAATTAAAAACTGTTCTATGATATGATTTATCAAAATCCTTAAAAAACTTCTTATCCATACTTAAATGATCTCCAGTAACTACAATAGTAGTATCTTTATAAAATGGCTGCTTTTGAATCCATTTTATAAATTTAACTGCTTCTTTTGTGGAATAAGCAATAGCATTTGCATATTGTGAATCATATTTTTTAGCTGCATTTTTAGATAAATATCCATCTGGGAAATGAGTGTCCGCTGTTTCCATAGTAAAGTTAAATGGCTTTCCTGTATTAGATAAGCGTGTTATTTCGTCTTTGGCATATTTATATAATTTGTCGTCTTCAAATCCCCACCATACTTTATAATCCTCTGGTATAAGTTTCTTCTTTTTTGCTGCTTTATAATCAAAAATATTAAAATTACCATGAGTAGTAAAGTAAGTAGTCAATCCACCAAAATCCGCATCTGCACCAAACATTATTGTTTGCTCATAACCTTGCGCATCTAAAATATCTCCAATACCCACAGCACCTGGTAAAAAAGTCCCTGATTTACCATAAGCGTTTCTTTGCATAGGAATTTTAAGTGGAAGTCCCATATCCATATTTATCATAGATGCAACTGACCAGCTAGAACCATAAGTTTGATATGGACCACCAAATTTATCAGAATGAGAAAAGTGAATTCCTTCTTTTGATAGTTCCGTTAGCTCCGGCATCAAATTTTCCTCCATATATCCGCCTAACTCCTTAGAAAGATATGAGTTTTCTATAGATTCTAAGTATATATGTATTAAGTTTCTCTTTTTAGCTGGAAAAGCCATAGGAACTGAACGCGGGTCTGAATAATTATCTTTAATGTAATTTGAATCAGAAACATATGCCTTATACACTTCCTGTAAGCGTAATTTTTTTACACTATATGATGCTCCTCCAACAAAAGAAACAATTGAAATTACAAAGGATATAATTTTTACTCCTTTACGACTTAATATTTTTCTATGGGTTTCCCCTTTCCTCAATAAAATCTCATAATGACCACCTATAAATATTGAAAATACAACTATACAAATTATACTACAAAGTACTGGTGACATGATTATTTCTTTAATCATGTTAGAGCTCGTCCCTTTAATTGGTGAATTAAAATTAAACAAAAACTGTTCTGGAGTTATTTCACCGAAGAAATTAATAAACCATGTTGAAAAGAATATGCACAGCATACCTATTGCAAAAAATAAAACTAATAGTACTTTATTAAGCACACTTTTCCAATTACTTCTACATTTCCATGGTACAAAAACAATTTTTGAGCTTCTAATACCTTTTATTAACAAGTATACTATTCCACATAACAATGTAAATGCTATATATTTAATAGAAAATGCACCTGTATATGTAGAAGATTT from Haloimpatiens massiliensis includes:
- a CDS encoding Ig-like domain repeat protein; amino-acid sequence: MNRKKLKAIIALTLSLCYSNVTFAKPVKAFSNVIYKAHSPRDMYENFIKDKLNLQTIDFTAAENSSTNLDAASALMQNNKENIKLFLGENEKGIFVSPTINSDKQEFSIPTKSFFKEKSLVIAPAENIETLNLFLSTGQSVNYSNLNKNSFYKLLNLDSNTQLNYALIKYKNDTNIYKQVFSFIKDEKEPSITDIKKEYRVENSKPIVRISWKESDTNLFDEISYKKVYFNNDLLDVTKSNLKNSYYCDIPIQNLPSKNIFHILTCDSTYQTGDMQGEFLALPHMDYSDKTLIKDDIIDGKYTIKFPFNSNVKNVAVKCNEDNFTLDSNNTTANILIPEAGTYEVTFKVTLISNESYTFTKNYIYDDKPLTLDNTTYKSKIYKTFDHTVDTDSIINKKIKNGDTIYYDGTTIDKGKNVFPINVSGNKDLKDLSITVNDQSVLDKSTNFTQDLALNAGSNLIFITARDKSGYTAKLYFTVEVATENYNFNIDADRGSVNKLDESNYEINSNKKLNLKAKLTDYPEDLVKENLYIEALDNNKKALQLDYSIDQNELIINDVSSNCSSISIKYLDKFNRVINSNISINIDVVNPIINSEISSTEFLNLSGLDKLKIDVWDDSLFIPRRINLTSDFSSNVKNSFCYEILDKNSNAVALTLPRDAVKINILSRKLSIDFSSSVKALNLPDGEYTLKCKYIDNVYNSSDEYLRKIVVDNTTPVIKSDFSTTLFKDSISIKKDGSSLLFNDKKVISVEDNNFHSLDYRIYKMDDNSKLEISDSTLNTSGDYVISVYCRDKAGNECTLNEAKFSLDCDAPSIDASENDSNAFNHRYYYKNGVFTLKFDDNYMDFSKSIYSSIDTDKTNSIYVSLTDTENPHINLFDSDKSIEADPKQLKFNIDELNLKDDEYKLCVKVIDKVGHITIKDYTLVVDKTQPKITTNEQDFKDKASIGNLNYYLFDKAVTINTTTSKPLNPNKKNTYNISIDEKNFKKGNITICKLKPNSESEEVENINLDAISVNSYSKTLTEGMYTINYHFEDLVGNKTEQSITLAVVSTPKINFGYLDKDGTFIYLKDVKYTKNDFSPVIKVEGLLNGNLKKCNITRTHLDDSNNIQTEEFNESDFTVTNHVNEYGECYYKLGSNVDNAFKFITLDDGEINYNFTFSSFFGEDVILHNKIFLEKNLPAVSATLNDLPTENQVNYINTTPEFKINVSKNYSSLKENTPSFIMKKLNADNSEIDVSDKFEIIKSNSTDYCSEFEIKLKPGTMFNENGVYMVSYKVNTNAQNSINKSFNFSYDTNSPSYSIKAVNNGTETNFNMDSVGNCFNKDSNTSLKIEFNDNSFKFNQSLADVSKLTNSIIVKKSDSNKTIFESGNFNSNSRIINSNIFTEGCYQIIIKSTDAANNIFTKNIKYYLDHTKPSIEFKNSPILTKETTHYFKDNFKPNFVITDATPLDTITINYSVNGIHYSSSADKFNENLLDTLNSLKKNISNKNQCKFHLIINGTDKAGNTIFENNEEFKCKLVLDSTAPKTTVSVNGTDITSNKHKIFDAIPNNIKLIVNDSNLNIDDIKNDFKVRYLETISNDPQKDVLSSPAMDIKFHYDDIMKGYVADIPYSGNGYYYIETSAKDYSENAEGLVRTFFTIDTTNVNVNLESNDGSFNLNKKYYNNSMNFSLNVAGHYSGFEKCQYSLIRDGVDVTKDFLTASFSGVNKGGYISFSLPKNKTLEGNYTFKYSIIGKVGGKKENVVNFIVDKTAPSLSHFNLNMGDGKVVNNIFYTNAPSANIKFNAYDKYTEVGDLIKTVSINGSNYKLSDTSVPNNYISADGKYTVSFSLTDNAGNTSSYSYSIVIDRVSPKLKVDGFNGTTSPEDQEFYINRNITPQISVTDTNGEDVSARNITLDNSTYSSSTISSNGKHTYKVRVKDYAGNFSEFEKTFILDTVFPVISTSDVINNKYYNKNVLPKFTVDDPNAKLYAYLNGSSYNGAYIKNDGIYELVIKATDRALNTTEIKIPFTIDKIAPIISIKGVLENQVNGGSVTPLITANEAQALITSLLNGEEYLGFTITDSGKYTLIVRAIDLAGNAAQKVISFIVDSTLPQITVKGLENGKVYTGPITPKIFASKNAKLKIFLNGKPYDGSKISEVGEYELKIIATDKVSNTSEAIYKFSITNDAAQVSSSSVGKTSTKANLKNKSKNNKANNNFFSKNVLPITATAIVGVIIAILASINIKKKKKENKKPEQ
- a CDS encoding CpsD/CapB family tyrosine-protein kinase; this translates as MLIIEKKPKSVPAEAFRTLRTNIQYASFDKEVRRLLVTSSGPKEGKSTTAANLALSISETGKSVLLLDCDLRRPSLHKKFNISNQVGITNFLLGEVNFEQAIKIYRNKLFIMTAGIIPPNPSEMLSSNKLRDFLQRVSQQFDMVIIDSPPVMAVTDAQILSTITDGVILVVASGETEKAMAIKAKESLKKVNANILGVVLNKFKEKNSRGYHYGYY
- a CDS encoding zinc ribbon domain-containing protein, giving the protein MNVCKYCGNNLNEDDVFCTACGKRVNEDNVNTSPKFLKYGALDYVAKLISRPFTTACKFIDEGQKDSAMIVTIVAIVLQGLLGIWKSNQIVSQLSGLIYTIIDKIRSTSILFGKNMPEMSPDEMRELQQHIMSIKNVMDVPYGKIFFQNCILIITAIIILFISLFLIYNLINKEKVDSFNIYKISIISVFPFIFMEILSVLVSYINNTIGIFVLIVGIAITISILTLLIRNYLLQSGDVAVYVAPIISTIVVFIILIILGSFVRKNLQDLILNLTTLLKNLHI
- a CDS encoding YARHG domain-containing protein, which encodes MFCPKCGSENKDGCKFCRKCGQSFSVSQNKQSKNNKGGFIEESGDVTQVNMSPVNIASGERNDYKEQTKVVSPQKNDDLEEENIRSSRRKNNIFIIIGTILAAIAVFAGSYIYFSKPNKPNDSKPTESITQHEDKTSNKVESKNDDSAKSDKSKDDKTMKSKDSKVAKEEKNEESVLTEESSNASSNLYNFKCRDNEYICSALSETYLAEGDFSKLNKHQIQLLINEIYAKHGYKFSDEEWVNYFSNKTWYVGVKSDVKESDFNDFEKSNIEILKNIRSAK
- a CDS encoding chemotaxis protein, which translates into the protein MDNSILLESGTGELEILEFIINDKHYAINIIKVREVIDIDNLTKLPQSHEAIAGLILYREEILTLVDLKYIVDGRKQEFNKSKVIICEFNKIKVAFNLDRIVGIHRIKWEQIVRPDDLSSNSLVTGNIIFEDKIILLLDFEKIVTDINPSTGISAEKLVDVNYKDMSHVKVALADDSPLIRKLLHDTLTKAGFTNLKFFNNGKETYDYLMELSDKKKDKFIEDVQILITDIEMPQMDGHTLTRKIKEDPILRELPVVIFSSLITDNLKHKGESVGANAQLSKPEIGDLIDVVMKLMQ
- a CDS encoding LTA synthase family protein, whose amino-acid sequence is MQTLSYLITGILIGLMDYFFFEKNTGVLSVVKKILTCVVIFNVISLSILKFLLRKSYVLKSSTYTGAFSIKYIAFTLLCGIVYLLIKGIRSSKIVFVPWKCRSNWKSVLNKVLLVLFFAIGMLCIFFSTWFINFFGEITPEQFLFNFNSPIKGTSSNMIKEIIMSPVLCSIICIVVFSIFIGGHYEILLRKGETHRKILSRKGVKIISFVISIVSFVGGASYSVKKLRLQEVYKAYVSDSNYIKDNYSDPRSVPMAFPAKKRNLIHIYLESIENSYLSKELGGYMEENLMPELTELSKEGIHFSHSDKFGGPYQTYGSSWSVASMINMDMGLPLKIPMQRNAYGKSGTFLPGAVGIGDILDAQGYEQTIMFGADADFGGLTTYFTTHGNFNIFDYKAAKKKKLIPEDYKVWWGFEDDKLYKYAKDEITRLSNTGKPFNFTMETADTHFPDGYLSKNAAKKYDSQYANAIAYSTKEAVKFIKWIQKQPFYKDTTIVVTGDHLSMDKKFFKDFDKSYHRTVFNLLLNSAVTTDRVKNRKFSNFDMFPTILSSMGVEIKGDKLGLGTNLFSNKNTLIENDGLEKVEDGFGQKSNFFNDTFVSKKRNSKFNNKLVTEKKSLGAEK